Proteins encoded within one genomic window of Oryza glaberrima chromosome 12, OglaRS2, whole genome shotgun sequence:
- the LOC127757261 gene encoding autophagy-related protein 8D isoform X1, with protein sequence MAAAVAMSIVGHACRCRCRTIACLSRRGREEEGERERRGKRQVIVEKFSRSNLPELEKRKYLVPCNMPVGQFILILRSRLHLSPGTALFVFVNNTLPQTVQLMGSVYESYKDEGDGFLYLCYSSEKTFG encoded by the exons atggcggCTGCGGTGGCCATGTCCATCGTTGGTCACGCTTGCCGCTGCCGTTGCCGAACTATCGCCTGTCTCTCGCGCCgtggaagagaggaggaaggagaaagggaaagaaggggaaaaagacAG GTCATTGTTGAGAAATTTTCGAGGAGTAATCTTCCAGAATTGGAGAAGCGCAA GTACCTGGTTCCATGTAACATGCCAGTTGGGCAGTTTATTTTGATACTTCGTTCCAGGCTACATTTGTCTCCAGGAACAGCGTTGTTTGTGTTTGTCAACAACACTTTGCCCCAGACTG TTCAGCTGATGGGCAGTGTGTATGAGTCATACAAAGATGAGGGCGATGGCTTCCTCTACTTGTGCTACAGCAGCGAGAAGACATTCGGTTGA
- the LOC127757261 gene encoding autophagy-related protein 8D isoform X2 encodes MKPKPFKEEFTLEERAKESAAMIASYPDRIPVIVEKFSRSNLPELEKRNNCRYLVPCNMPVGQFILILRSRLHLSPGTALFVFVNNTLPQTVQLMGSVYESYKDEGDGFLYLCYSSEKTFG; translated from the exons ATGAAGCCCAAGCCCTTCAAGGAGGAGTTCACCTTGG AGGAGAGGGCCAAGGAGTCGGCTGCCATGATCGCCTCCTACCCCGACAGGATCCCT GTCATTGTTGAGAAATTTTCGAGGAGTAATCTTCCAGAATTGGAGAAGCGCAA TAATTGCAGGTACCTGGTTCCATGTAACATGCCAGTTGGGCAGTTTATTTTGATACTTCGTTCCAGGCTACATTTGTCTCCAGGAACAGCGTTGTTTGTGTTTGTCAACAACACTTTGCCCCAGACTG TTCAGCTGATGGGCAGTGTGTATGAGTCATACAAAGATGAGGGCGATGGCTTCCTCTACTTGTGCTACAGCAGCGAGAAGACATTCGGTTGA
- the LOC127757261 gene encoding autophagy-related protein 8D isoform X3, with protein MKPKPFKEEFTLEERAKESAAMIASYPDRIPVIVEKFSRSNLPELEKRKYLVPCNMPVGQFILILRSRLHLSPGTALFVFVNNTLPQTVQLMGSVYESYKDEGDGFLYLCYSSEKTFG; from the exons ATGAAGCCCAAGCCCTTCAAGGAGGAGTTCACCTTGG AGGAGAGGGCCAAGGAGTCGGCTGCCATGATCGCCTCCTACCCCGACAGGATCCCT GTCATTGTTGAGAAATTTTCGAGGAGTAATCTTCCAGAATTGGAGAAGCGCAA GTACCTGGTTCCATGTAACATGCCAGTTGGGCAGTTTATTTTGATACTTCGTTCCAGGCTACATTTGTCTCCAGGAACAGCGTTGTTTGTGTTTGTCAACAACACTTTGCCCCAGACTG TTCAGCTGATGGGCAGTGTGTATGAGTCATACAAAGATGAGGGCGATGGCTTCCTCTACTTGTGCTACAGCAGCGAGAAGACATTCGGTTGA